Proteins encoded together in one Pantoea sp. CCBC3-3-1 window:
- a CDS encoding peptidase, producing the protein MKLNVTLRRTSVLLLLFPLALLTGCGAQQKTLVEYRTISQPSLPIPAELTSPIEVPLVPDNMTFGQAVELSAELYGLLGQANIDRASIRKIEGMN; encoded by the coding sequence GTGAAATTAAACGTTACCTTGCGGCGGACAAGTGTGCTGTTGCTCCTGTTCCCGCTGGCGCTGCTGACCGGTTGCGGGGCGCAGCAAAAAACGCTGGTAGAGTATCGGACAATCAGCCAGCCAAGTCTGCCGATACCCGCTGAGTTGACCAGCCCGATTGAAGTGCCGCTGGTGCCGGACAACATGACGTTTGGCCAGGCGGTGGAGTTATCCGCTGAACTGTACGGGCTGTTGGGGCAGGCCAACATTGACCGTGCCTCCATTAGGAAAATTGAGGGGATGAATTAA
- a CDS encoding HNH endonuclease, protein MPSAIPSACRKLSCCKTTIDRSGYCDDHRNEGWQQHQRGQSRHQRGYGSKWDIIRARILKRDRHICQQCLKNGKPVPASTVDHIKPKAHGGTDDDSNLQSLCWACHKAKTAKEKSRT, encoded by the coding sequence ATGCCATCAGCTATCCCTAGCGCATGTCGTAAGCTCAGCTGCTGTAAGACGACAATCGATCGCTCCGGTTACTGTGATGACCACCGCAATGAAGGCTGGCAGCAGCATCAGCGTGGACAGAGCAGACACCAGAGAGGATACGGCAGTAAGTGGGACATTATCCGCGCCCGTATCCTGAAACGTGACCGGCACATCTGCCAGCAATGCCTGAAGAACGGTAAGCCTGTACCTGCATCCACCGTTGACCACATCAAACCTAAAGCCCATGGCGGGACAGACGACGACAGCAACCTGCAATCGTTGTGCTGGGCATGCCATAAGGCTAAGACGGCGAAAGAAAAATCCAGAACTTAG
- a CDS encoding HEAT repeat domain-containing protein: MNSEVTRCLLDACDDPHIDIKISAAYALGESGKPTTEVLRKLLDLSHNPYNEVKIVALKALGRIHRNK, translated from the coding sequence ATGAATTCTGAAGTAACCAGATGTCTCTTAGACGCATGCGATGACCCACATATTGATATCAAAATTTCCGCAGCCTATGCCCTTGGCGAAAGTGGAAAGCCAACCACAGAAGTGCTTAGAAAATTGCTTGATCTAAGCCACAACCCTTACAACGAGGTTAAAATTGTTGCGTTAAAGGCTCTGGGCCGGATTCATCGCAATAAATAA